From the Chlamydia ibidis 10-1398/6 genome, the window GTGCTAAACAATCTCCAATGATTGTAGAGCGTAGGTGGCCTACATGCATCTCTTTAGCAATATTAGGAGATGAAAAATCTATGATAATTTTCTGAGGATTAGCAACTCGAAAGCCTCGATATAGTTGTTCTGAAAAATTTTCCAAAGTTTCAGTTAAAAATCTCTTAGAAAAAGTTAGATTAATAAATCCGGGACCAGCAATTTCTACTGAAGAAAACATATCTGCTGGCAGATAAGAAACTATAGATTCGGCAACTGTTCTTGGTGCCATCTTCAGAATTTTGGCTAATTTCATTGCGTCATTACATTGGTAATGTCCGAACAGCTCTTTAGTTGATTGCGTAATATCTGGAGAGACCTCTTCTAGTTGAGGAAAGGCAGAACGAATAGCTGTGGAAAATATAGAACATAGTAAAGAACGTAATGTAAACAATTAAGGAACCTCTCCTATACAACCATTTTCATACCAAGACTTAAGCTCAGCTATTTTTGTCATAATTCTATCTGTAGCAATTTGGTAAATCTCCTTACTACTTAAAGTCGTATTTTCCAATAAATCATCTAATTTTACTGGACTCCCGAATATACAAGTTATTGGTTTGCAAAATTTAGGGAATTTCTGATGACGATTAAAAGCTTGATAGGTCCCTGCTACGTACACAGGTAAAACAGGAACTTTTGTTTTAATTGCTAGCATGCCTACGCCTATTTGACCAGGATGTAGGTGACCATCGGGGCTTCGTGATCCCTCGGGATAGATAATAAGTTTTTGTCCTTTTTGGAATAGAGAATATGCTGCTTTGAAAGCAGCGGAGTTTCCGGAACTTCTATTTACAGGGTAGCATGCCCATTGTCGTAATAGCCAATTACTGAAAACATTGCTAAATAGGGTAGAGCGAGCTAGATGATAAAGGCGACCTGGGAAAGATAGAACTACTGCTACGGGATCTAAGAAAGAAGCGTGGTTAGCAGCTACAATGGCAGGACCATGACAGAAGCTTTTCTTGTTTCTATATACTCGGAATCGATAGAGAAGACGAAAGAGTATATTTGTAAGAAACTTGGTAATCGCGAAAATCATAATTACTTTAAAGTGACAAAAGACAAAATTTTCTCCAGAACTTGGCTTATTGTCAAATCTGAAGAATCAATAACTATTGCCCCTTCAGGAATGATTAAGGGATCATGGGTTCTCGAACTGTCAGCTTGGTCTCTAAGAAGCAATTCTTGTGTCAATTCTTCTTTTGATAACGTATTTTCAGGTAAGTCTCTTAATCTGCGTTGAGCACGAATTTCTGGCTTTGCTGTTAAGAATATTTTTAAGTCCGCGTCAGGAAAAACTTTCGAACCCATATCCCTGCCTTCGAACACACAATTACCTAGTGTACTATATTTTTTTTGTTGCTCGTGCATAAAAGCACGTACTTCAGGCAATTGAGAAAGTTGAGATGCTAAGTTAGCAACTTCTTGAGTAGCCAGCTCTTTGTTTAAAACGTGTTCTCCTAAATATGACTGAAGAGGTTCCCCTGGGACAAAAGAAAAATAGAAGGGAGGGTTTTCTAGGAATTCTTGGATTGGTAAGGATCCCCAATGAGGATCGAGCCGAGCATAAGCTAATGTTCGATACATGGCTCCCGTGTTGCAATAGTTGAAGTTCAGAGAGCCTGCAAGCATCTTTGCGACTGTACTTTTCCCTGTCCCTGAAGGGCCGTCTATAGTAATAATCATCCTAAGAATTTATCTTGTTGTGTAATGAGAAGAATAAGGTAAACAATAGGCGTTGTAAGTAGCAACGAATCCAACGTATCGAGCATGCCTCCAATAGCCTTAAGTTGGTTACTATTTTTAATATGTGCATCACGTTTAAATATGGATTCAATGATATCGCCAAAGAAGCCTCCGATTCCTAGAATGACGCCAAGGATAACTAGGACGGGAGGCATGAGAATATAGCCTGAGAAGCGCTCTGGAATGTGCAAAAAGAAAACTATACTAATCAAGGTTGCCCCTAAGCATCCTGAGATAAAGCCAATGATTGTTTTCTGTGGGCTGATTTGTGGGGTGATTTTTTTTACACCAAATGCCTTACCAAAAAAGTAACCAAAAATATCGGCTCCTTTAGTGGTGGCAATAAGAAAACATGCCCACCATACCCCTAAAAAAGGCTCTTTAGTATGCACGAATCCATAAAGAATACGAAGAAATAGATGTATGGGAATTGCAACATATAGGATGGAGAATAGGGTAATGCCTGAAGCCTGCAAAGGTCCGCATTTAAATTTTCTAGACCTGAAAATATTAAGCACTAACCAGCAAGCAAGAAATGTCCAGGGTAAAACTTTAGCGTAAGTTGGTAAAAAATGTCCCCAGCGAATCGCTAGAAATCCCATAAATATAAAGACGAATGCACCGAAAGAGCTAT encodes:
- the cmk gene encoding (d)CMP kinase, with amino-acid sequence MIITIDGPSGTGKSTVAKMLAGSLNFNYCNTGAMYRTLAYARLDPHWGSLPIQEFLENPPFYFSFVPGEPLQSYLGEHVLNKELATQEVANLASQLSQLPEVRAFMHEQQKKYSTLGNCVFEGRDMGSKVFPDADLKIFLTAKPEIRAQRRLRDLPENTLSKEELTQELLLRDQADSSRTHDPLIIPEGAIVIDSSDLTISQVLEKILSFVTLK
- a CDS encoding lysophospholipid acyltransferase family protein, producing MIFAITKFLTNILFRLLYRFRVYRNKKSFCHGPAIVAANHASFLDPVAVVLSFPGRLYHLARSTLFSNVFSNWLLRQWACYPVNRSSGNSAAFKAAYSLFQKGQKLIIYPEGSRSPDGHLHPGQIGVGMLAIKTKVPVLPVYVAGTYQAFNRHQKFPKFCKPITCIFGSPVKLDDLLENTTLSSKEIYQIATDRIMTKIAELKSWYENGCIGEVP
- a CDS encoding phosphatidate cytidylyltransferase, producing MNLNKFKTPFYGDLFQRVVVHSLVLTFLVVLLYSSLSPVTSFALGFICALCGAVGTYEYTTMAKAKLNYSFRLYSSFGAFVFIFMGFLAIRWGHFLPTYAKVLPWTFLACWLVLNIFRSRKFKCGPLQASGITLFSILYVAIPIHLFLRILYGFVHTKEPFLGVWWACFLIATTKGADIFGYFFGKAFGVKKITPQISPQKTIIGFISGCLGATLISIVFFLHIPERFSGYILMPPVLVILGVILGIGGFFGDIIESIFKRDAHIKNSNQLKAIGGMLDTLDSLLLTTPIVYLILLITQQDKFLG